A DNA window from Ahaetulla prasina isolate Xishuangbanna chromosome 7, ASM2864084v1, whole genome shotgun sequence contains the following coding sequences:
- the WBP2NL gene encoding postacrosomal sheath WW domain-binding protein, with amino-acid sequence MALNRNHLPGGGVVPPHGESILKHCKDVELTFSEVTGNPEMFKGTKKGMVFLTPYRVIFVSKSKDPMLSFMMPFHLMKGCSIEQPVFSANYIKGVIQAEPGGGWEGQASFKISFFSGGAVEFGQMMFKLASDASRGVPAPSFGYGYAPPPFPGAYGPPPGSYVMPQPASGAYIYMPAQMNGYGVAPQPMGYPYAPPPGAYPPPPGMNSMYMAPPPPYPGPSAAGPSAPIDPGPTAPRTWTEPGMPGGNKAAEATSSAYYNPANPHNVYMPMDQPPPYAPPEEKKNN; translated from the exons TATTCTCAAGCACTGTAAAGATGTGGAGCTGACTTTCTCTGAGGTAACTGGAAATCCAGAGATGTTCAAAGGCACTAAGAAAGGAATGGTTTTTCTCACTCCTTATCGG GTTATTTTTGTGTCAAAAAGCAAAGACCCAATGTTGTCTTTCATGATGCCATTCCACTTGATGAAGGGATGCTCCATTGAACAACCTGTCTTTTCTGCCAATTATATCAAAGGAGTAATACAAGCAGAACCAGGAG GTGGCTGGGAAGGTCAGGCTTCATTTAAAATAAGCTTTTTCAGTGGAGGTGCAGTAGAATTTGGACAAATGATGTTCAAGCTTGCAAGTGATG CTTCTAGAGGAGTACCAGCTCCGAGTTTTGGCTATGGGTATGCACCACCACCTTTTCCTGGTGCTTATGGACCTCCACCAGGAAGCTACGTTATGCCACAGCCAGCTTCTGGAGCCTATATTTATATGCCTGCACAAATGAATGGATATGGAGTTGCTCCGCAGCCTATGGGATATCCATATGCACCTCCTCCAG gtgCATATCCACCACCTCCTGGGATGAACTCCATGTACATGGCACCTCCTCCCCCATATCCTGGCCCTTCTGCTGCTGGACCTTCAGCTCCCATCGATCCAGGACCTACAGCTCCTAGGACCTGGACAGAACCTGGGATGCCAG GTGGCAATAAAGCAGCAGAGGCAACTTCCAGTGCATATTATAATCCAGCTAATCCTCATAATGTTTACATGCCTATG GATCAACCACCTCCTTATGCACCACCTGAGGAAAAGAAGAATAACTAA